The DNA segment TCGCTGGCCGTCCAGCTCGCCGCACATGCCGGCGCCAAGGTCATCGGGCTCGCGGGCTCCCCCGAGAAGCGCGAACTGGCCCGGGAGCTGGGCGCCCACGCGGTCGTCGACTCGACCGCCGAGGACCTGACCGAGCGCATCCTGGACGCGGCCGGCGGCCCCGTCGCGGCGGCGCTGGAGATGACCGGCGGGGCCACCTTCGAGCGGACCCTCGCCGCCGTCGCACCGCGCGGCCGGCTCGCCGTCTACGGGTTCGCCGGCGGCGACCTGGCGACCGTGCCGACCCGGGAGCTGATGGCGCGCAGCATCACCGTCTCGGGCTTCTGGCTGCCACAGCTCTACGCGGACCGCACGGCGCTGCCGACGTCGATGCGGGCGCTGTTCGACGCGGTCGCCGACGGCACCCTCACGCCGCGGACCGGTGCGGCGTACGCACTCGGCGAAGCGGCCCGGGCGCACCACGATCTGGCCGCCCGCACCCCGACCGGGAAACTGGTCCTCGACGCCGCCCGATAACGGCGGCGGCCCGGGGCGCCGCACGGCCGTCACGGCCGCGCGAGCGCACCCCGCGGCCGGCCGCCGGGAACCGCGGGCCGCGGGGGCGTCGGCCCGCGGCGCACAGGCACCGCGCCTCAGGGCGCCCACCACTGCCAGGGGAGAGAGCACACGATGGGCAACAGCACCACGGCGACGGGATCGCCTGCCTCGGCCGACGCGGCCGCCACCGGCGTGGCGCCGCGTAGCGCGGGCCACGCCAAGAAGGCGCGCCAGACCCCCAAGGGCACGGCGTCCGCCGGCTCCCGGCCATCGGGATCCGGCCATGCCGAGCGGGTCTTCCTCGTCCAGACGGCCTTCGCCGAGCTGGGCGGCTCCGCCCACGGGCCGGGAGAGATCGCGGAGTTCACCGGCCTGGACGACTCCGTCGTCTACCGCATCCTGCAGTCCGGCATCTACCAGCGCATCTTCGAGCGGGTGGACCGCGGCCTCTACCGGCTGCGGACCTCCGCCGCCCAACTCGCCTTCACCGCCCTCGACCACCGCCTCGACGGCGCCGCCTCGCAGACGGTGCTGCGCGACCTGCGGCGGGCCACCGACGGCGGGCTGGCGTTCCTCTACATGGTGGCGCCCTTCTCCGGCGCGCAACGGCAGTGCATCGACATGGCCGTCGGCGACTCCGACCTCGCGGAGCTGGGGATGACCCCGCGCGATGTGCTGTCCGTGACGCGGTCGCTGCGCACCGGTGCCTCCGGGCGGACGATCCTCGCCTACCTGCCGGAGGTGCTCCAGCAGCGGGTGCTGGCCGAGCCCGTCCCCGAACAGGCGGGTCCCGGCGTCTACCGGGACAACGACGCGCTGGTGGCGTCCCTGGCCGAGGTACGTGACCTCGGACACGCGCTCGGCTACGAGGAGTGCATGGCCGGCTGGAACTCCTGTGCCGCGCCGATCATGTGGGACGGCTCCATCATGGGCGCGGTGCTGCTCCTCAAGCTCACGTCCGTGATGCCGGTGGCCCCCGACGGCGTCATCGAGGCGACGAAGGAGGCGGCGGCCGAACTCAGCCGTTACGGAGCCGCCCGGCCGTCCGCCGACCAGGCCTGAACCACGTCCCCCGGACGCCGGCCCGCTCGGGGCACCGTCCCGCCTCTCCCACGGGGCAGCGGCGGCCGCACCGGGCCGTGACCTCCGAGCTGCCACGGGAGCCGGCCGCTCGCGGGCCGGTGCGGGACGCCCCGCGCCGGCCCGGCCGGGCAGAATGGCGGGGTGCGGCTCGAAGCGATCACCTGGGAACGGCTCACCGACGCGCTCGCCGAGCGCATCGCCACGATGCCGGCGAAGGACGGGGGTCCCTGGCTGCGCGTGGCCCTCGACGGGGCGCCCGCGGCCGCCCCCGGCGCGCTCGCCGGCCGGCTCGCCGAGGCACTGCGGCTGAGGGGGCGGGCGGTGCACAAGGCCGGCACCTTCGGCTTCCTGCGCCCCGCCTCGCTGCGGCTCGAATACGGCCGGGAGGACCCCGACGCCTTCCACGACGAGTGGTTCGACCGGCAGGCCCTGTGGCGCGAGGTGTTCCAGCCGCTGGACCCGGGCGGCAGCGGCCGGGTGCTGCCGGACCTCTGGGACCCCGTGGCGGACCGGGCCACGCGCAGCGCCCGTACGGAGCTGCCGCCCGGCGGCGTCCTGCTGCTGCACGGCCCGCTGCTGCTCGGCCACTGGTTCCCCTTCGATCTGTCGGTGCACCTGAAGCTGTCACCGGCCGCCCTCGCCCGCCGCACCCCGCAAGGCGAGCGCTGGACCCTGCCCGCGTTCGCGCGCTACGAGGCCGAGACCCGGCCCGAGGAGGCGGCGGACGTCGTCGTGCGGGCCGACGATCCCCGCAGGCCGGCCTGGAGCGGCCTGCTCTGACCACGGGCCGGACCCGCCCGCCCGGCCCCGGACGAACCGCCGGATTTCGCCGCGTACGCGGGGGAACCCGCCCTCGGCCGCCGACAGTTCACCGACGACCCACCGCGCCGGACGGCCGTGCCCCACACCTCCGCCGCAGGTAACTGGTGGGCACGGAAACCTTCTTGACGTAGCGTCAGGCGTGTCGTGGTCCCGGCCATGACGATCCCCTCCCCGGGCGGCCCCCGCGGCCGTTCCCGCTGGAAAAACCGTACGGCCGACCACTGACAATCGGTCCCGGACCGCCTGGCGAGACCGCTGATCGCCGTGCCGGCGGCGGAGGTTAGCGTGGGCCCGTGAGCACTTCATTCCCTGCATCCGACGAGCCCGAAGCGCTGCCCGGCAGCCAGGGGCCCACCGCGACCGTCGAGGCCCGGCCGCGGTCCGTCGGCACCGTGACGATGTCCTACGCGCCCGACCCCGACGGCGACCCGGATCCCGGCGAGATCGTGTGGACCTGGGTGCCCTACGAGGAGAACGACGGACGGGGCAAGGACCGCCCCGTGCTGGTCGTCGCCCGGGAGGCCGGCGGGACGCTGCTGGCCGTGCAGCTGTCCAGCAAGCGGCACAACAACGACCGGGAGTGGGTCCCCCTCGGGACGGGCCCGTGGGACCGCGCCGGCCGCGACTCGTGGGTGGCCGTGGACCGGGTGCTGCGGGTGCACCCGGCCGGGATGCGGCGCGAGGCCTGCGCGCTGGACCGGGGCCGCTTCAACCTCGTCGTCAACCGGCTGCGCGAGCGCTACGGCTGGCGCTGACGGCCCGAGCCCGGGCCTCAGGCGTCGGCCAGGGCCAGGAGCTTGGTGACGGTGTTCCAGTTGCGGGCGGTGGCCGTCACCCCGAGACGGGCACGGCCCACCGCGTCGGCGAGCTTGGAGCGGCCGATGCCGCCGGGACACCACAGATACAGTTCGCGCCCGATCAGCCGGTACTGGTCGGGCGCGAACGCGGCCGCGTCGAGCGCGTCCAGCCGGGAGGTGTCGGCCGGCTCCGCCGACAGGAACGTGACGTGCAGGCTCTTGGGCTCCGGCGCGGCCAGGGGAAACGGGTTCGCGGCGACGGCGGCGGCCAGCTCCTCGCGGGTCCGCACCACGACCGGCACCGTCAGGCCCAGCTCGTCGGCGATCCGCTCGTGGATCACCCGGGCGGTCTCGGACGGCGGCGTACCGGGGTCGGCGAAGACGATGTTGCCGGTCTGCAGGAGCACCGAGACGTCCCGGTACCCCAGCGCCTCGGCCAGCTCCAGCTGCTTCGCCTTGGGGAAGGAGTTGTGGCCGCCGACATTGATGCCGCGGAGCAGAGCGATCTGACGGGACATGGTGCTGCCCTTCGTAGGAGCCGGCCCCGGTGAGGGCGGACGACGGTCGGGATCAGAAGAGCGGAGCGGGCAGCACCCCTTCGAGGGCCAGCAGGGCCCGCTTGGTCTCCAGCCCGCCGCCGAAGCCGCCGATGCCGCCGTCGCTCGCCACGACGCGGTGGCACGGGACGACGACCGGCAGCGGATTGGAGCCCATCGCGGCGCCCACCGCGCGGGCCGCGCCCGGCTCCCCGACCCGGTCGGCGAGGTCCTGATAGCCGACGACGCTGCCATAGGGGACGTGGGCGGCCAGCGCCTGCAGGACCCGGGCGGAGAAGCCGGAGGACAGCGACCAGTCCAGCGGGACGGTGAAGGACCGCAGCTCTCCGGCGAAGTAGGCGGTGAGCTCGTCCGCCGCCGCCGCCGTCGCCGGCGCGGGGAGCGCGGGCAGCGGCGGTCCGCCGAAGAGCCGCTCCAGGCGGGCCGTCTCACGGCGGGCGGTCCGCTCGTCGGCATGGAAGACGACGCGGACCAGGCCCTCCTCGGTCGCGGCGAGCAGCAGCGGGCCGATCGGGGTCGCCAGCCTGGTCCGGGCCCAGTCGCGCCGGGCCGCCGCTGCCGCGGGCCCGGCGTCCGGTGCCGCCGCGGGGCGGGAAACCTGCTCGGAATGCATCACCTGATCAGGGTAGGACGCACCACTGACAGCGCGGCGGGGAACGGACCGGCCGCCCCGTCCCCCGGCGGCCGCGGGCTCAGTCGTCGCTGCCCCCCAGCGCGTCGCGCACCACGTCCGGCTTGTTGGTGATGATGCCGTCGACGCCCAGAGCGGCGACCTTGACCGCCGTGGCCGGGTCGTCGACGGTCCAGGTGTACAGGTCCAGCGGCCGGCTGTGCGGGCCCTTCAGACCGTGCACGGCGGCGACGTACTCCGGGGTGACGGCCGTGTGGACCGGGTTGATCTGGTCGCAGTACTTCGCGAACTTCGGGAGGTCGGCGACGGACGGATTGCCCAGGAAGCCCGTCTTCACGTCCGGCCGCAGGCGGTGCACCGTCTTGATGGCGTCGGCGTTGAAGCTCTGGATGATCAGATGGCGCTTGACGTGCGTCTTGTCCAGCCAGCCCGCGCGGCGCAGCTCGGCGAGGGTCTGCCGCTCGATGCCCGGGTAGAGCTCCGGCGACTTCAGCTCCATCAGCAGGCTCTGGTCGTTGTTCTCGACCTCGTCCATGTAGTCCTCGAGGGTCGGCACCCGCTCACCGCGGAACTTCGGACCGAACCAGCTGCCCGCGTCCAGCTTCTCGATCTCCTTCAGCGTGAAGTCCGCCACGTTCCACGGGGAGCGTCCGGGGAAGACCTGCTCCACGTTGGTCGTCCGGGCGAGCGAGTTGTCATGGAGGATGACCAGCTCGCCGTCCTTGGTGCGCTGTACGTCGTTCTCGACCCACTCGAAGCCCCGCCGGTCGGCCGCGTCGATCGAGGCGAGGGTGTTCTCGGGCGCGTACGACGAGGCGCCGCGGTGGGCGACCGTCACCGGAGTGCGTCCGGACGGCGCCGCCTGGGCGACGGTCGTGGAGAGGGCGAGCGCGGACAGACCCATGAGCGCACCGGCGGCAACGGTGGCAACGGGGCGAATACGCATACGGACTCCTCGTGACGTCGTGGACGTGAGCTGACGTGAAGTGACGTGAACCGGGTCGGACGGGCAGAGGCTCGCAGCCGGGCCGTAGCGGGAGGCGGTCGTGTGGTTTCCGGGCGCTGAACGGGACGTGGCCGGTTTCCTTGTGGAGCGACGCGCAGTTGCAGGATGCCCGGATCAGCCGTGCTACAGACGTACGCTCCGACGCCGTCCAACTTGCCGGAGCCTCGGCATCCGCGCATCTTGGCCGATGATGCGTCACCCCTCGTGCGTCTGAACGGTTTTGATGGGCCACCGGAAGGACACGCCACCCCCGGCCGACGCCTCGCGCGGCTCCTCGGCCGGCTCCCCGCCCGGCGCGTCGCGCGCACGGCCCTCGTCCGGATCCGGAGGAGAGACCGGAGCCGGTGGGGAGACCGACGGCGCTCCCGTGCGGGCCCCTGCGCGTGAGGTCGTACGGGCACGGCTCCGCGGCGCCCCGGCCTCGCCGTGCTCCGGCCCCGCCGCGCCGTCCGGCACCTGTCCTCCGGCCCGGCCGGCCCCCGCCGCCCCGCCCGCGACTATCGCCCGTCCCCCCGAAACCGCAGCTCAGGGCGCTCGCAGCGTCGATTGTCAGTGCCGAGTCGTACGGTGGATCCCATGCGGCCCGTATCAAGCATCGAACGCACGGTGGCGCCCTTCGAGGTCGTCAGCCCCTTCCAGCCCAGCGGCGACCAGCCCACGGCCATCGCCGAACTCGAGCGGCGCATCCGCGGGGGTGAAAAGGACGTCGTCCTGCTCGGCGCGACCGGCACCGGAAAGTCGGCGACCACCGCGTGGATGATCGAGAAGCTGCAGCGCCCGACCCTCGTCCTGGCGCCCAACAAGACGCTCGCGGCCCAGCTCGCCAACGAATTCCGCGAGCTGTTGCCCCACAACGCCGTCGAGTACTTCGTCTCCTACTACGACTACTACCAGCCCGAGGCGTACGTCCCGCAGTCCGATACGTACATCGAGAAGGACTCCTCCATCAACGAGGAGGTCGAGCGGCTGCGGCACTCCGCGACGAATTCGCTGCTCACCCGGCGTGATGTCGTCGTGGTCGCCTCGGTGTCCTGCATCTACGGCCTCGGTACGCCGCAGGAGTACGTCGACCGGATGGTGCCGCTGAAGGTCGGTGACGAATTCGACCGGGACGCCCTGCTGCGCCGCTTCGTCGACATCCAGTACACCCGCAACGACGTGGCCTTCACCCGCGGCACCTTCCGGGTGCGCGGCGACACCATCGAGATCTTCCCGGTGTACGAAGAGCTGGCCGTGCGGATCGAGATGTTCGGCGACGAGGTCGAGGCGCTGTCCACCCTCCACCCGCTCACCGGCGAGGTCATCAGCGACGACCAGGAGCTGTACGTCTTCCCGGCCAGCCACTACATCGCGGGCCCCGAGCGCATGGAGCGGGCCATCGCCGGGATCGAGGCCGAGCTCGCCGACAGCCTCGCCACGATGGAGAAGCAGGGCAAGCACCTGGAGGCCCAGCGGCTGCGGATGCGCACCACCTACGACATCGAGATGATGCGTCAGATCGGCTCCTGCTCGGGCATCGAGAACTACTCGATGCACATGGACGGCCGCGAGCCCGGTTCCGCGCCCAACACCCTCCTCGACTACTTCCCGGACGACTTCCTCCTGGTCATCGACGAGTCGCATGTCACGGTCCCGCAGATCGGTGCCATGTACGAGGGCGACGCCTCCCGTAAGCGCACCCTCGTCGAGCACGGCTTCCGGCTGCCGTCCGCCATGGACAACCGGCCGCTGAAGTGGGAAGAGTTCCTGGGCCGCATCGGCCAGACCGTCTACCTTTCCGCGACCCCGGGGCCGTACGAGCTCGCCAGGGGCGACGGGTTCGTGGAGCAGATCATCCGGCCGACCGGTCTGGTCGACCCGGAGGTGGTGGTCAAGCCCACCGACGGGCAGATCGACGACCTGGTGCACGAGATCCGTACGCGCACGGACAAGAACGAGCGCATCCTGGTCACCACCCTCACCAAGAAGATGGCCGAGGACCTCACCGACTACTTCCTGGAGCTCGGTATCCAGGTCCGCTATCTGCACAGCGACGTGGACACCCTGCGCCGGGTGGAGCTGCTGCGCGAGCTGCGATCGGGTGAGTACGACGTCCTGGTCGGCATCAACCTGCTGCGTGAGGGCCTCGACCTGCCCGAGGTCTCCCTGGTGGCCATTCTGGACGCCGACAAGGAGGGGTTCCTGCGGTCCGGTTCGGCGCTCATCCAGACCATCGGACGTGCGGCGCGCAACGTCTCCGGCCAGGTGCACATGTACGCCGACAAGGTCACCCCGGCGATGGAGAAGGCCATCGACGAGACCAACCGCCGCCGGGAGAAGCAGCTGGCGTACAACAAGGAGAACGGCATCGACCCGCAGCCGCTCCGCAAGAAGATCGGCGACATCGTCGCCACCATCGCCCGCGAGGAGATCGACACCCAGGAGCTGCTGGGCACGGGGTACCGCAAGGGCACCGAGAAGGAGGCGCAGGGCAAGGCGCCGGTCCCGGCGCTCGGCGGCAGGGCCGCGAAGGGCAAGGGCGGCAAGGCGGAGGCGCTGACGGACCGTCCCGCCGCCGAACTGGCCGAGCTCATCGAGGAGATGACGGAGCGGATGCGGGCCGCCGCGGCCGAGCTGCAGTTCGAGGTCGCCGCCCGGCTGCGCGACGAGGTGGGCGAACTGAAGAAGGAACTGCGGCAAATGAGGGAAGCCGGGGTGAAGTAGGGGGAACGGCAGCGGCCGACGGGGGGACCGGGGCGGCGCGCGGCGGTCCGCCGCGCGGCGGCCCGCCCTCGCCCGGTGCGGTATCGCCGCACGTGGGCGGGGTGCGTCCGGCGGTGCCCGGTGTGTTGCAGAAGCGCCACAAAACGCGGGTCCCGTGCCTCCCCGGCCCGGCGTCGTGCATAGGGTCGAAGGGGCCGCCGGAGAGCTGGGCGGGGACAGTACAGAGAGGGGACGACGCGTGACGGTCAACTTGTCCAAGGGACAGGGCATCAGCCTGCAGAAGTCCGACGGAGGGAACCTGACCGCGGTGCGGATGGGGCTGGGGTGGCGCTCGGCGCCGCGCCGCGGCCTGTTCGGCAGGCGGACCAGCGAGATCGACCTCGACGCCTCGGCGGTGCTGTTCGCCGACAAGAAGCCGATAGACGTCGTCTTCTTCCAGCACCTGGTCAGCGATGACGGCGCGGTCCGGCACACCGGCGACAACCTGGTCGGCGGCGCGGGCCAGGGCGGCGACGACGAGGCGATCCTGGTCGACCTGGCCCGGGTGCCGGTGCACATCGACCAGATCGTGTTCACCGTCAACTCCTTCACCGGCCAGACGTTCGCCGAGGTGGAGGACGCCTTCTGCCGCCTGGTGGACGAGACCACGGGCCAGGAGCTGGCCCGCTACACCCTCACCGGCGGCGGCAACTACACCGCACAGGTCATGTCCAAGGTGCACCGCGTGGGCAACGGCTGGCAGATGACCGCCATCGGCGAGCCCTCCGTCGGCCGCACGTTCCAGGACCTGGTGCCGGCGATCCTGCCGCACCTGTAACCGTCACCGCCGCACCACCACCGTCGCGGCAGCGCGCACCGGGCCGCGCTGCCGGACCCCCGGGGCCGGTGCCCGGGTACGGCCCGGGCACGCCACCACCCCAGGGGGAACAACGATGACGGCCGAGCTGGTCCGGGGGCAGAACCATCCACTGGACCGGAGCCGGGTGGAGATTCGGGTGACGGCGGGCTCCGCCGTCATGGCCGGGGTCACCCTCGGCGACGAGCAGGGCAGGCTCGCCGGCGCCGAGGCGGTGGCCCACCCGGGCGCGCCCCGGCGCACCGGCGTCGAGGTTTCCCGCCAGGCGGCCGCCGAGCACCGTCTTGCGGTGGACCTCGACGCGCTGCCCGCGGCCGTCCACCGGGTGAGCGTGCTGCTGGCGCTGCCCGGCGGCATCGGCGCCGTGACCGCCTTCGGGGCGTGCGCCGCGCCCTCCGTCACCGTCACCGGCCCCGACGGCACCGGCATCGCCCACTACATCGTCACCGGCCTGGGCGCCGAGTCCGCCGTCGTCGCCGTGGAGCTCTACCGCAGGCAGGGCGACTGGAAGGTGCGCGCCGTCGGCCAGGGCTACGCCGACGGCCTCACGGCGATGCTGCACGACCAGGGTCTGCCGCAGGCGGCGGAGCTGGCCACGGAGATCGAGGACGCGGTCAGCCGGGGGCAGGCCCGCGCGGTCCCCTCGCCCGCCCCCGTGGCGGCGAGCCGATCCGACCGCCCCGCGACCGGCCCGGCCGCAGCGGACCGGCCGGCTCCCACGGACCGTCCGGCCCCCGCACACCCTCCCGCCTCCGACGGCCCGGCACCCACCGGCACCGACAGCGACACCGGCCGCGGAACCGGAACCGGCGGCGGAACGGGCCCCGGCGACCGAACCGACACCGGCCACCGAACCGACACCGGCCACCGAACCGACACCGGCCACCGAACCGACACCGGCCACCGAACCGACACCGGCCACCGAACCGACGCGGACCCCCGCCCCGAGCCCGCCGCCGACGCGTCAGCCTCCGCCGCCGGCGCCCGCATCGACTACCGCCACCCCAAGCGCCGCAGCGCCCCCGCCCCCGGCCCGGCCAACGCTCCGGCCGAGGCCGGTCCGGCTCCGGCCGCGCCCGCCTCCTCGCCCCACGGCAGCCCCGGGGCGTCCGACGGCCCCCCGGCGCCCGTGGCCGGTGACGCCGCCGGCTGGAGCATGGAGGAGCGGCTCTACAACCAGGTCTGGGGGATGTTCGAGGACCTGGCCCGCTCCGTCGCGGCCTACCGCAGCGCGTCCGGCTTCGCCGAGTCCCGGATGGAGCAGGAGCTCGACCAGGCCCTGTCCGACCCGCGCCACCGCCTCGGCACGGCCGCCGACGCCGCCCGCGCCACCGCCCGCGACCGGCACGCCGCCCTCGTCGCCCAGGCTCGCGCCGCCCTCGACCGCGACCTCGCCCAGCTCGCGGCCGAGTCGGCGGTCGTCGAACCCGCCCTGCCGCCCGCCTTCGCCCGCTGGGACAACCCCGTCTGGCAGGGCTACCACGTCCCGTCGGAGCGTCCGATGGCGCTGCGCCTGGGCGACCTGCACCTCCCGGAAGTCCTGGACCTGCGCATTCCCATGCTCGTCCGCCTTCCCCTGGAGCGCGGGCTGTGGATCGACAGCGGGACCGACGCCCACGCCGCGAGCCCCGGCCCCGGGCGCGACGTCACCCGGCGGGAGCTGGGCAGCGCGCTCACCGACGGGCCGCCCGACGAGGCCGCGGTGCGCCGGCTGGCCATGGAGACGGCCGTGGCGATCGCCGCCCGGCTGCTCGCCGTCCACCCCGCGGGTGACTTCGCGGTCCAGGTCATCGACCCCGGCGGTACCGCGGCGCCCGCGCTCGCGCCGCTGGTGGAGAGCGGCGCGCTGGCCGCGGCACCGATGCCCGGCGCGCGGGGCGTGGCCGCGGTGCTGGAGATGCTGACCCGCCGGGTGGAACTCGTCCGGATGGCGGTGCGCCACCGGGCCGGGGACTCGCTCCCGCCGGATCTCGACACCGCCGACCAGCTGCTGATCGTGCACGACTTCCCGCACGGCTTCGACGACCGCGCCCTCACCCGGCTCCGCTACCTCGCCGACGAGGGGCCGGCCGTCGGCGTGCATCTGCTGATGGTCGCCGACCGTGCCAGGACCGGGGAGTACGGCCCGGTCCTGGACCCGCTGTGGCGCTCGCTGCTGCGGATCACACCGGTCCCCGACACCCATCTCGCCGACCCCTGGGTCGGCCATGCCTGGACCTACGAGCCCTCGCTCGTCCCGGCGGGGAGCCAGGTGGTGCGTCAGGTGCTGGGCCGGGTCGCGGCTGCCCGCCGAGCATCCTGACCAGCTGTTTTGCCTATTTCTTTACTATTCATTGTCCTTCCTTTACGCTTCTTGGTGCGGAGGGGAGTATTCCCACTGCGACGTACCCGTCATCACGGATTGCGAGTGTGACGAGATCCCGGGGCGTCGGTCCCGTTCCCCCATCCGGCGGAACGGGGCGGAAGAGACCTCCGGCAGCGACGACGCTGTAAGTGCCGTACGACTCTGCCGGAGGAGCAGTGGACGTTTCCCCTACCCTGTGGGCCCTGACCATCCTTGGCCTGTGCGCCCTGATCGCCGCCGATTTCTTCATCGGCGGCCGCAAACCGCACGAGGTCTCCCTCAAGGAGGCCGGCATCTGGACCGGCGTCTGGATCGCGCTGGCCACGCTCTTCGGCCTCGGGCTGCTGCTGTTCGGCGGCGCCGCCCCGGCCGGTGAGTTCTTCGCGGGCTTCATCACCGAGAAGTCCCTGAGCGTCGACAACCTCTTCGTCTTTGTCCTGATCATGGCGAAGTTCGCGGTCCCGACGATCTACCAGCAGCGGGTGCTGATGGTGGGTGTGCTGATCGCGCTGGTGCTGCGGGCCGGCTTCATCGGCGCGGGCGCCGCGATCATCGCCAACTTCTCCTGGGTCTTCTACCTCTTCGGCGCGTTCCTCATCTGGACCGCATGGAAGCTGATCAAGGAGGCGCGCGCCGAGGAGGAGGACGAGGAGTTCGAGGAGAACCGCTTCCTCAAGATGGTCGAGAGGCGCTTCCCGTCGACCGACAAGTACCACGGCACCAAGCTGTTCGTGGTCGAGAACGGCAAGCGGCTGATGACGCCGATGCTGATCGTCATGCTGGCGATCGGCACCACCGACGTCCTCTTCGCCCTGGACTCCATCCCGGCGATCTTCGGCCTGACCCAGGACCCGTACATCGTCTTCACCGCCAACGCCTTCGCCCTGATGGGTCTGCGGCAGCTGTACTTCCTGATCGGCGGACTGCTCAAGAAGCTGGTCCACCTCTCGTACGGCCTGTCGGTCATCCTCGGGTTCATCGGCGTGAAGCTGGTGCTGCACGCCCTGCACGAGTCCGGGGTGCCCGTTCCGGAGATCAGCATTCCGGTGTCGCTGGGCGTCATCTGCGCCGTCCTGGTCGTCACGACGCTCACCAGCCTGCGCGCCTCGAAGAAGCAGGCCGTCGCCGACGCGGCGGCCAAGGAGCGCATCGACGTCTGAGGCCGGCCCACGACACGGCGCCCGGGTCCCCCTTCCCGCAGGAGGGGGACCCGGGCGCCGCCGTTCGTACGGGCCCGCCCCCGGGAGGCGTGGGCGGGCCCGTACGAACGGCGGCACCCGCGCTACCAGCCGCGCTCGCGCCACTCGGCGAGGTGCGGCCGCTCGGCGCCGAGGGTGGTGTCGTTGCCGTGACCCGGGTAGACCCAGGTCTCGTCGGGCAGTTCGCCGAAGAGCTTGTGCTCGACATCGTCGATCAGGCGGACGAAGTTCTCGG comes from the Streptomyces angustmyceticus genome and includes:
- a CDS encoding quinone oxidoreductase family protein — its product is MRAIVMREFGGPDVLRLEDVPEPAPRAGHALVEVTLAGVNYADVHVRGDSYLAPVELPYVPGNEVVGTVDGGRRVVGLCRGGGYAERALLHRRVTWDVPDAISDEQAVALALQGNSAWHLLFTSLRLAAGETVVVPAAAGGVGSLAVQLAAHAGAKVIGLAGSPEKRELARELGAHAVVDSTAEDLTERILDAAGGPVAAALEMTGGATFERTLAAVAPRGRLAVYGFAGGDLATVPTRELMARSITVSGFWLPQLYADRTALPTSMRALFDAVADGTLTPRTGAAYALGEAARAHHDLAARTPTGKLVLDAAR
- a CDS encoding IclR family transcriptional regulator domain-containing protein encodes the protein MGNSTTATGSPASADAAATGVAPRSAGHAKKARQTPKGTASAGSRPSGSGHAERVFLVQTAFAELGGSAHGPGEIAEFTGLDDSVVYRILQSGIYQRIFERVDRGLYRLRTSAAQLAFTALDHRLDGAASQTVLRDLRRATDGGLAFLYMVAPFSGAQRQCIDMAVGDSDLAELGMTPRDVLSVTRSLRTGASGRTILAYLPEVLQQRVLAEPVPEQAGPGVYRDNDALVASLAEVRDLGHALGYEECMAGWNSCAAPIMWDGSIMGAVLLLKLTSVMPVAPDGVIEATKEAAAELSRYGAARPSADQA
- a CDS encoding nucleoside/nucleotide kinase family protein, which codes for MRLEAITWERLTDALAERIATMPAKDGGPWLRVALDGAPAAAPGALAGRLAEALRLRGRAVHKAGTFGFLRPASLRLEYGREDPDAFHDEWFDRQALWREVFQPLDPGGSGRVLPDLWDPVADRATRSARTELPPGGVLLLHGPLLLGHWFPFDLSVHLKLSPAALARRTPQGERWTLPAFARYEAETRPEEAADVVVRADDPRRPAWSGLL
- a CDS encoding type II toxin-antitoxin system PemK/MazF family toxin; the encoded protein is MSTSFPASDEPEALPGSQGPTATVEARPRSVGTVTMSYAPDPDGDPDPGEIVWTWVPYEENDGRGKDRPVLVVAREAGGTLLAVQLSSKRHNNDREWVPLGTGPWDRAGRDSWVAVDRVLRVHPAGMRREACALDRGRFNLVVNRLRERYGWR
- a CDS encoding DUF1697 domain-containing protein; the protein is MSRQIALLRGINVGGHNSFPKAKQLELAEALGYRDVSVLLQTGNIVFADPGTPPSETARVIHERIADELGLTVPVVVRTREELAAAVAANPFPLAAPEPKSLHVTFLSAEPADTSRLDALDAAAFAPDQYRLIGRELYLWCPGGIGRSKLADAVGRARLGVTATARNWNTVTKLLALADA
- a CDS encoding methylated-DNA--[protein]-cysteine S-methyltransferase — protein: MHSEQVSRPAAAPDAGPAAAAARRDWARTRLATPIGPLLLAATEEGLVRVVFHADERTARRETARLERLFGGPPLPALPAPATAAAADELTAYFAGELRSFTVPLDWSLSSGFSARVLQALAAHVPYGSVVGYQDLADRVGEPGAARAVGAAMGSNPLPVVVPCHRVVASDGGIGGFGGGLETKRALLALEGVLPAPLF
- a CDS encoding glycerophosphodiester phosphodiesterase, which codes for MRIRPVATVAAGALMGLSALALSTTVAQAAPSGRTPVTVAHRGASSYAPENTLASIDAADRRGFEWVENDVQRTKDGELVILHDNSLARTTNVEQVFPGRSPWNVADFTLKEIEKLDAGSWFGPKFRGERVPTLEDYMDEVENNDQSLLMELKSPELYPGIERQTLAELRRAGWLDKTHVKRHLIIQSFNADAIKTVHRLRPDVKTGFLGNPSVADLPKFAKYCDQINPVHTAVTPEYVAAVHGLKGPHSRPLDLYTWTVDDPATAVKVAALGVDGIITNKPDVVRDALGGSDD
- the uvrB gene encoding excinuclease ABC subunit UvrB; this translates as MRPVSSIERTVAPFEVVSPFQPSGDQPTAIAELERRIRGGEKDVVLLGATGTGKSATTAWMIEKLQRPTLVLAPNKTLAAQLANEFRELLPHNAVEYFVSYYDYYQPEAYVPQSDTYIEKDSSINEEVERLRHSATNSLLTRRDVVVVASVSCIYGLGTPQEYVDRMVPLKVGDEFDRDALLRRFVDIQYTRNDVAFTRGTFRVRGDTIEIFPVYEELAVRIEMFGDEVEALSTLHPLTGEVISDDQELYVFPASHYIAGPERMERAIAGIEAELADSLATMEKQGKHLEAQRLRMRTTYDIEMMRQIGSCSGIENYSMHMDGREPGSAPNTLLDYFPDDFLLVIDESHVTVPQIGAMYEGDASRKRTLVEHGFRLPSAMDNRPLKWEEFLGRIGQTVYLSATPGPYELARGDGFVEQIIRPTGLVDPEVVVKPTDGQIDDLVHEIRTRTDKNERILVTTLTKKMAEDLTDYFLELGIQVRYLHSDVDTLRRVELLRELRSGEYDVLVGINLLREGLDLPEVSLVAILDADKEGFLRSGSALIQTIGRAARNVSGQVHMYADKVTPAMEKAIDETNRRREKQLAYNKENGIDPQPLRKKIGDIVATIAREEIDTQELLGTGYRKGTEKEAQGKAPVPALGGRAAKGKGGKAEALTDRPAAELAELIEEMTERMRAAAAELQFEVAARLRDEVGELKKELRQMREAGVK
- a CDS encoding TerD family protein, which gives rise to MTVNLSKGQGISLQKSDGGNLTAVRMGLGWRSAPRRGLFGRRTSEIDLDASAVLFADKKPIDVVFFQHLVSDDGAVRHTGDNLVGGAGQGGDDEAILVDLARVPVHIDQIVFTVNSFTGQTFAEVEDAFCRLVDETTGQELARYTLTGGGNYTAQVMSKVHRVGNGWQMTAIGEPSVGRTFQDLVPAILPHL